A window from Fragaria vesca subsp. vesca linkage group LG5, FraVesHawaii_1.0, whole genome shotgun sequence encodes these proteins:
- the LOC101308873 gene encoding uncharacterized protein LOC101308873, whose amino-acid sequence MDKASSECPYPGCFFCVMKEGNPSKRRASILKFFRDLPTQDDNGQVLPISGLWNTAMAHPNDPEFIELGIFECMASLIWKGLKNRRWLSHDQNIYIPYYAAHIIGSYTMNMEEFAESSVHAGVIAPLVELLRGRLTWVEQRVAVRALGHLATYASTFPAVASHGEILELSIQLGMSSLEIVYSHFYQYVDRRLSYHCDLLTRGMGGVEMESRKAEEWASQLQCWSLQLINCFAFKPEFLPTICKTEFLTKLPGMWGGLVNENSPAGIGLLRTICHHKLGRGPVASCPGIIEALCNIARSSDDWQYMAIDCLLWLLQDPSTCHKVIDKAVPALVDLAEITTLGDNKKLGDSIVNVLQECIQSQGTGRNSFSSRTKEMIEELLNSRQRLKWEKNMPKEDLHIKQAAALVVKLEGNSLFSSGNISGAASKYSEALTLCPMRSKKERVVLYSNRAQCFLLLQQPLAAISDATRALCLHSPLNRHAKSLWRRAQAYDMLGFAKESLLDAILFINECSQSNDPDLSLRQNKVPDYAERLVKKQMRAAWLFREAAIKHGGVHCEGDAGDIYGRESDDSEWETASESDIGNDGRDAMGNDDDDDDSEWKNEDERKDKYDKSSVKDLKHGYNVQLAEDEP is encoded by the exons ATGGATAAAGCGTCTTCCGAATGCCCTTACCCAGGATGCTTCTTTTGTGTGATGAAGGAAGGGAATCCAAGTAAGCGACGAGCAAGTATCCTCAAGTTCTTTAGAGACCTTCCTACACAGGATGATAATGGTCAGGTTCTTCCTATCAGTGGCCTTTGGAACACCGCCATGGCACATCCAAATGACCCTGAGTTCATCGAGCTTGGTATTTTTGAGTGTATGGCTTCACTTATATGGAAGGGTCTAAAGAATCGTCGCTGGCTTTCTCATGACCAGAATATATACATTCCTTATTATGCAGCTCACATAATTGGTTCATACACTATGAACATGGAAGAATTTGCAGAAAGTTCTGTTCATGCCGGGGTAATTGCTCCCTTAGTTGAACTTTTGAGAGGAAGGCTAACGTGGGTTGAACAGAGAGTGGCTGTCCGAGCTTTAGGCCACTTGGCTACCTATGCCAGCACTTTTCCAGCTGTAGCAAGTCATGGTGAAATTCTTGAGCTTTCCATTCAACTTGGAATGAGCTCACTTGAGATTGTCTATTCACATTTCTACCAGTACGTTGACCGAAGGTTAAGCTATCACTGTGATCTGCTCACTCGTGGCATGGGAGGTGTTGAAATGGAGTCCAGAAAGGCTGAAGAATGGGCAAGTCAGTTGCAATGCTGGTCTCTCCAGCTCATTAACTGCTTTGCTTTCAAACCGGAGTTTCTTCCAACCATATGCAAGACCGAGTTCTTAACAAAGCTACCTGGCATGTGGGGTGGGCTTGTCAATGAAAACTCACCAGCCGGTATTGGTTTATTAAGAACGATCTGTCATCATAAGCTGGGTAGAGGACCTGTAGCTAGCTGTCCTGGTATTATCGAAGCATTGTGTAATATTGCTCGATCGTCAGATGATTGGCAGTATATGGCTATTGACTGCCTTCTCTGGTTACTTCAAGACCCTAGTACATGTCATAAG GTCATTGATAAGGCTGTACCTGCACTTGTTGACCTTGCGGAGATAACAACTCTGGGTGATAACAAGAAACTCGGAGATTCCATTGTCAATGTTCTTCAGGAATGTATCCAGTCACAAGGGACTGGACGTAACTCTTTCAGTAGCAGAACCAAAGAAATGATTGAAGAACTGTTGAATTCCAGACAGAGATTGAAATGGGAAAAGAATATGCCAAAAGAGGATCTCCATATTAAACAGGCAGCAGCACTTGTTGTCAAGCTTGAAGGAAATTCCCTGTTCTCATCAGGAAATATATCTGGAGCTGCATCAAAATACTCAGAAGCATTGACATTGTGTCCAATGAGATCGAAAAAGGAGAGAGTTGTTCTTTACAGTAATCGGGCTCAGTGTTTTCTTTTGTTGCAACAGCCCTTGGCTGCCATTAGTGATGCTACACGTGCACTTTGTCTTCACAGCCCACTAAATCGTCATGCCAAAAGTCTCTGGAGAAGAGCTCAGGCTTATGACATGCTTGGGTTTGCAAAAGAGAGTCTGTTAGATGCCATTCTTTTCATAAACGAGTGCTCTCAGTCAAATGATCCTGATCTCTCATTGAGGCAAAATAAGGTTCCTGACTATGCCGAACGATTGGTTAAAAAGCAGATGCGTGCAGCTTGGTTATTTAGAGAGGCAGCGATCAAACATGGGGGTGTGCATTGTGAGGGTGATGCTGGTGACATATATGGCCGGGAGAGTGATGATTCTGAATGGGAGACAGCAAGTGAGAGCGATATAGGAAATGATGGAAGGGATGCAATGGGCAATGACGACGACGACGATGATAGTGAATGGAAGAATGAGGACGAGAGGAAAGACAAATATGATAAATCTTCAGTTAAAG ACCTAAAGCATGGATACAATGTGCAGCTTGCGGAAGATGAACCGTGA
- the LOC101309159 gene encoding mediator of RNA polymerase II transcription subunit 17-like: MDGKLEISLDKLPIKRLDVIEENGLERFPPEVGYEEKRESLIRRIDFAWAVEKDDKSKQKKRSRETSAPAQWEFQSMVDNLHLAHQELSVIVDLINTVEANDAVTVASMTRPRPFPNEALSDLAVSAATKLQCFRHLGKYFKQSANALEQQMAREARFYGALIRLQQNWKVKRQRAVALASGNEGFTIDLFDNSLYDPAGIFRPSPLSTVCVDHDSAGMLAINLPPKSYRSLRFGFISAYTDDTPTESSKTKTQSSSDADKESVSDDECVKETHSLLREVHQAIFSEQVFDLVNREACNQSLGVNVTGIQENYLQLNIDQDTSVFISLVPTNQGEETVDSPSTQNLENAILPLDTLDGLNLPEDKPDTPKKKSIIPNQISCEIYLLQIFHQHVFLKAKDRPTSGGGVSGQPAKEGSGLLGHFCMSLAHRIFSNKVLMELENVVRGVPYMQLTSHPTWHSRTSSWTLVVKIPQSILHACQIRVSDSHHTKHVTKSQFHTKVVVTDDCINIDGEGAPNVVGLFKGTSQEVCSMNRYDCDLADLSVIILQQVASQVIRWLHEEALMVGLKANWDFLCLSFELEQGETLSLVAHVDPEDTEGCISWWLVMEDGFVEERKLNIDISDGASESRKFLGHLSLEVLYSTMMDLVGLCNGGVN; encoded by the exons ATGGACGGAAAACTGGAAATCTCTCTGGACAAGCTCCCCATCAAGCGCCTTGACGTCATCGAAGAGAACGGCCTCGAACGATTTCCACC CGAAGTAGGGTACGAGGAGAAGCGGGAGTCGCTGATACGGAGGATCGATTTCGCGTGGGCGGTGGAGAAGGACGACAAGAGCAAGCAGAAGAAGCGTTCCAGAGAGACCTCCGCCCCCGCCCAATGGGAGTTTCAGAGCATGGTCGACAATCTTCACCTCGCTCATCAGGAGCTCTCTGTCATTGTTGACCTCATCAACACT GTGGAAGCTAATGATGCAGTTACAGTTGCTAGCATGACCCGGCCGAGGCCATTTCCTAATGAAGCTCTGTCTGATCTTGCTGTGTCTGCCGCCACTAAGCTACAATGCTTTAGG CATCTTGGAAAATACTTTAAGCAGTCTGCCAATGCTTTGGAGCAACAGATGGCCAGGGAAGCAAGATTTTATGGTGCACTAATCAG ATTGCAGCAGAACTGGAAAGTTAAGCGGCAGCGTGCAGTAGCTTTAGCTTCTGGAAATGAAGGCTTCACCATAGACTTGTTTGACAATTCTTTATATGATCCAGCTGGTATCTTTCGGCCGTCCCCTCTGTCTACGGTTTGTGTTGACCATGACTCAGCTGGCATGCTGGCGATAAATTTACCTCCGAAGTCATATCGCTCTCTTCGGTTTGGGTTTATAAGTGCTTACACAGATGATACGCCTACTGAGTCCAGTAAAACTAAAACCCAATCCTCAAGTGATGCTGACAAAGAATCTGTAAGTGACGATGAGTGCGTTAAAGAAACTCATTCACTTCTTCGTGAAGTCCATCAAGCGATCTTCAGTGAGCAA GTATTTGACTTGGTAAATCGTGAAGCATGTAACCAATCATTAGGAGTCAATGTTACTGGAATACAGGAAAACTACTTACAATTGAATATAGATCAAGATACTTCTGTGTTCATATCCCTTGTTCCAACTAATCAAGGTGAGGAAACAGTTGACAGTCCAAGCACCCAGAATTTAGAGAATGCAATTCTACCTTTGGATACCCTGGATGGGCTGAATTTACCAGAGGATAAACCAGATACCCCCAAGAAAAAATCAATAATTCCCAACCAAATTAGCTGTGAAATATATCTGCTACAGATATTTCACCAGCATGTATTTCTCAAAGCTAAGGATAGACCCACTTCTGGAGGTGGAGTATCTGGCCAACCGGCAAAAGAAGGGTCTGGTCTTCTTGGTCATTTCTGCATGTCCTTGGCTCATCGAATATTTTCAAACAAAGTGCTAATGGAGCTGGAAAATGTG GTTAGAGGTGTACCATATATGCAGTTGACATCTCATCCCACTTGGCATTCACGGACATCGTCATGGACGCTCGTTGTGAAGATACCTCAATCCATTCTACACGCATGCCAAATCCGAGTGTCAGACTCACATCACACAAAGCATGTTACCAAGTCTCAGTTTCATACTAAGGTGGTTGTAACTGATGATTGCATCAATATCGACGGGGAAGGTGCTCCTAATGTTGTAGGCCTGTTCAAAGGGACTTCCCAGGAAGTCTGTTCAATGAATAGATATGACTGTGATTTGGCCGATCTTTCTGTCATTATCTTACAGCAG GTTGCAAGCCAGGTTATACGCTGGCTCCATGAAGAAGCTCTAATGGTTGGACTAAAAGCAAACTGGGACTTCCTATGTTTGTCTTTTGAGCTGGAGCAGGGTGAAACACTAAGCTTGGTGGCACATGTGGATCCAGAAGATACTGAAGGATGCATCTCGTGGTGGTTGGTCATGGAGGATGGTTTTGTAGAAGAACGAAAACTGAATATAGACATCTCTGATGGTGCATCCGAGTCCAGGAAGTTCTTAGGCCATCTATCACTGGAAGTGTTATATTCGACAATGATGGACTTGGTCGGCTTGTGTAATGGAGGTGTTAACTGA
- the LOC101311680 gene encoding COBW domain-containing protein 1-like, with product MASRILLSRTSLNNFNPTLRTLCSFVSREFNSGNRQPGFSRSMVSASSTYNLDQNATLGLDTRVPATIITGFLGSGKTTLLNHILTSQHGKRIAVIENEFGEVDIDGSLVASHLSSNEDIVMVNNGCLCCTVRGDLVKMILQLVKDKRDKFDHIVIETTGLAKPSPVIETFCMDELVSRHVKLDGVVTLVDCKHAMQHLNEVKPRFVVNEAVEQVAYADRIILNKIDLVTETELESVTKKIKHINGMAQIKLAKFGSVDMDFVLDIGGYDLERINNEVQVDSSCSSSHHHEAGHDHDNHHHDHVHDSTVSSVSIVAEGTLDLDEVDDWLERLIEEKGEDLYRMKGVLCVNGSDQRYVFQGVHSTLDGCPGGTWGPEEKKINKLVFIGRNLDETSLRKGFRGCLA from the exons ATGGCTTCGAGAATCCTACTCTCAAGAACATCCCTCAACAATTTCAATCCTACCCTCAGAACCCTCTGCTCCTTCGTTTCCCGGGAATTCAATTCCGGCAATCGTCAGCCTGGGTTTTCCAGGAGCATGGTCTCTGCTTCATCAACCTACAATCTCGACCAGAATGCCACCTTGGGTCTCGATACCCGTGTCCCGGCCACCATTATCACCGGCTTTCTCGGTTCCGGAAAG ACTACATTGCTCAATCATATACTAACCTCTCAACATGGGAAACGGATTGCGGTCATCGAAAATGAG TTTGGTGAGGTGGATATTGATGGCTCATTGGTTGCTAGTCATTTGTCGTCGAATGAGGACATTGTCATGGTTAATAATGGTTGCCTGTGTTGTACTGTTCGGGGTGATCTAGTCAAAATGATCTTGCAATTGGTGAAGGACAAGCGAGACAAGTTTGATCATATTGTGATAGAAACCACAG GCCTCGCTAAGCCATCTCCTGTTATAGAAACGTTTTGTATGGATGAGCTAGTTTCACGACATGTGAAACTGGATGGAGTTGTTACTTTGGTGGATTGCAAGCACGCAATGCAACATCTGAATGAAGTTAAACCGCGATTTGTGGTGAATGAGGCAGTAGAACAAGTTGCATACGCTGATCGTATTATATTGAACAAG ATAGACTTGGTGACCGAGACGGAGTTAGAGTCAGTGACCAAAAAAATCAAG CATATTAATGGGATGGCGCAAATCAAGCTAGCTAAATTTGGATCTGTGGACATGGACTTTGTTCTGGATATCGGAGGATATGATCTTGAAAG GATTAATAATGAAGTTCAAGTTGATAGTTCCTGTTCGTCCTCACATCACCATGAAGCTGGACATG ACCATGACAACCATCATCATGACCATGTACATGATTCCACTGTCTCAAGTGTCAGTATTGTTGCCGAGGGAACCCTTGATCTTGATGAG GTAGATGACTGGTTGGAAAGACTGATTGAAGAAAAGGGGGAGGACTTGTACAGGATGAAGGGTGTTTTATGTGTTAACGGTTCCGATCAACGTTATGTCTTCCAG GGAGTGCACTCTACGTTGGATGGCTGCCCAGGAGGCACATGGGGACCCGAGGAGAAGAAGATTAACAAGCTTGTGTTCATAGGAAGGAATCTGGATGAAACTAGTCTGAGAAAAGGTTTCAGAGGTTGTCTAGCATGA